A DNA window from Candidatus Poribacteria bacterium contains the following coding sequences:
- a CDS encoding CPBP family intramembrane metalloprotease has product MWRETVKDLTCTLSPLTAGIGLALAMDDHDGDSLDLPSMRAGVIAAPMLFTAQNMWFYGMYRAYRDALKLTDPSQSAEGLNRLYGKPFDSKLLRSPPVFLGVMGFTGLATGLMFILDHYHVSLLDRDRVDIFGLKSTPQIGLLLHAGYYGALFSGVGVGEEALFRGMIQTEIERATGSPKLAILGQSLIFGLAHALNSDEPEERLLSSIWTSLLGGYMGLIYRKSGEDLGSSMAFHYWYDVLLSMASYILDPDTGALTFKVGYGW; this is encoded by the coding sequence ATGTGGAGGGAGACGGTCAAGGATTTGACTTGCACCTTATCACCCCTGACCGCAGGAATAGGTTTAGCTCTTGCCATGGACGATCATGACGGCGATTCCCTCGACCTTCCCTCTATGAGAGCCGGTGTGATCGCCGCGCCTATGCTCTTTACCGCTCAGAATATGTGGTTTTACGGAATGTATCGGGCTTACCGAGATGCTCTCAAGCTGACCGATCCGTCTCAGTCGGCAGAAGGATTAAACCGGCTTTACGGAAAACCCTTTGACTCGAAACTCCTCCGATCTCCTCCTGTGTTTCTAGGCGTTATGGGCTTTACAGGTTTAGCCACGGGTTTGATGTTTATCCTCGACCACTATCATGTAAGCCTTCTCGACAGGGATAGGGTTGATATCTTCGGCCTCAAATCTACACCTCAGATTGGGCTCCTCCTGCATGCGGGATACTATGGAGCCCTTTTCTCAGGGGTCGGCGTTGGCGAAGAGGCGTTGTTCCGAGGGATGATACAGACCGAAATCGAAAGAGCCACTGGTTCACCTAAGCTGGCTATCCTGGGACAGTCCCTGATATTCGGACTCGCCCATGCACTTAATTCGGATGAACCTGAGGAGAGGCTTCTATCGTCCATCTGGACAAGTCTCCTAGGAGGGTATATGGGTTTGATCTACAGGAAAAGCGGGGAAGATCTGGGGTCCTCAATGGCTTTTCACTACTGGTATGACGTTCTGCTCAGCATGGCAAGCTATATCCTCGATCCCGATACAGGAGCTTTGACCTTCAAGGTGGGATACGGATGGTGA